The following coding sequences are from one Panicum hallii strain FIL2 chromosome 5, PHallii_v3.1, whole genome shotgun sequence window:
- the LOC112895609 gene encoding GDSL esterase/lipase At1g71250-like, with protein sequence MASRRAKHPCSCSATRWWTPATTTRSPALSPGPTTYYPYGLDFPPRGAATGRFCNGKTVVDALSHRHLSSGDLLGLEYVPPYTTPGLNGTALLGGVNYASAAGGILDETGRHLGDRFSLSQQVLNLESNLNAIRSQFGDEDDRSGYERHLARSVAVMVLGGNDYINNYLLAPLYDSGDRYTLDEYAGLLLDLYARQILVSLPASLTTH encoded by the exons ATGGCGTCGCGACGAGCCAAGCATCC CTGTTCGTGTTCAGCGACTCGCTGGTGGACGCCGGCAACGACGACGCGCTCCCCGGCGCTCTCGCCAGGGCCGACTACATACTACCCCTACGGCCTCGACTTCCCGCCGCGGGGCGCCGCCACCGGCAGGTTCTGCAACGGCAAGACCGTCGTCGACGCCCTGAGTCATCGTCATCTTTCTTCAGGTGACCTGCTGGGCCTCGAGTACGTGCCGCCGTACACGACCCCCGGCCTCAACGGGACGGCGTTGCTAGGTGGCGTCAACTACGCCTCCGCAGCTGGGGGAATCCTCGACGAGACAGGCCGCCACCTG GGTGACAGGTTCAGCCTGAGCCAGCAGGTGCTCAACTTGGAGAGCAACCTGAACGCTATCAGGTCCCAGTTCGGTGACGAAGACGACCGGAGCGGCTACGAGCGGCACCTCGCGAGGTCGGTGGCCGTCATGGTGCTGGGcggcaacgactacatcaacaaCTACCTCCTCGCGCCGCTCTACGACTCCGGCGACAGGTACACACTCGACGAGTACGCCGGCCTCCTGCTCGACCTCTACGCCCGCCAGATACTGGTAAGTCTGCCGGCCTCACTCACTACTCACTAG
- the LOC112895684 gene encoding RNA-binding protein 24-B-like, with protein MSQAMSGGTGGGAGQFGDTTFTKVFVGGLAWETHKEGMRAYFEQFGDILEAVVITDKNTGRSKGYGFVTFREPEAALRACIDPYPVIDGRRANCNLAYLGVNKSKTAPVPPYLQPYAHVYGGGNMRAMKSIQTAGGASLMSFVPADHGIQQGIPTTYNLYAGYSPYFSDYGYPLSYYQAYGGLQGAQQQYAVFGSGATAAAAGLTMAAANSSGLYPYFQYGPASVAAAGYSMAQYPQLYQYAAAGVGATTAAATLTTVAGGLQQYAGAVAFTPNSIGQAGMTMSLTAPTLPAPTPQYQFSRLIPSHLAAAPDQKPSLA; from the exons ATGTCTCAGGCGATGTcgggcggcaccggcggcggcgcagggcagTTCGGGGACACGACGTTCACCAAGGTGTTCGTGGGGGGCCTTGCCTGGGAGACGCACAAGGAGGGCATGCGGGCCTACTTCGAGCAGTTCGGCGATATCCTTGAGGCCGTCGTCATCACTGACAAGAACACCGGTAGATCCAAGGGATACGGATTT GTAACGTTCCGTGAGCCAGAGGCAGCACTGAGAGCTTGCATCGATCCGTACCCGGTAATCGATGGAAGGAGGGCCAACTGCAACCTTGCCTATCTCGGGGTCAACAAGTCCAAGACTGCACCGGTGCCGCCATATCTGCAACCATATG CTCATGTTTACGGGGGAGGCAACATGCGGGCAATGAAGTCCATCCAGACAGCTGGTGGTGCCAGCTTGATGAGCTTCGTGCCGGCCGATCATGGCATCCAGCAAGGGATTCCTACTACCTACAATCTTTATGCCGG GTATTCCCCATATTTCTCAGACTACGGCTACCCGCTG AGCTACTACCAAGCCTACGGGGGGCTGCAGGGAGCCCAACAACAGTATGCTGTCTTCGGCAGCGGCGCAACCGCGGCAGCGGCAGGTCTAACAATGGCAGCGGCGAACTCCTCCGGGCTCTACCCCTACTTCCAATACGGTCCGGCGAGCGTGGCCGCAGCTGGGTATAGCATGGCTCAGTACCCCCAGTTGTACCAGTACGCCGCGGCTGGGGTGGGCGCCACGACAGCGGCGGCCACCCTGACCACGGTTGCCGGCGGCCTCCAGCAGTACGCTGGCGCGGTGGCGTTCACTCCCAATTCTATTGGCCAAGCAG GCATGACAATGTCTCTGACAGCTCCAACTCTGCCGGCCCCGACACCGCAGTACCAGTTCAGCAGGCTTATTCCTTCTCACCTCGCTGCGGCTCCAGATCAGAAGCCCAGCTTGGCCTAG
- the LOC112895944 gene encoding uncharacterized CRM domain-containing protein At3g25440, chloroplastic, which translates to MATRILSRQNLRKLASFALQNISQRQLILPCPPVLRSTAVSPSKCFSPLYVFGNSWTVRWATYGSVNLVLSDDGKPKFQIEEVEPSKKRRYLTKKRLKLQRKRVKKKRKEANKNDPRRIRPKGKKIKQKFPTAEARLKYKIEKAKLKEAMLVEKLKKYEVAKAQGPMAKSDDLSGEERFYLKKVSQKKSNYVPVGRRGVFGGVILNMHLHWKKHETVKVICKPCKPGQIQEYANEIARLSGGIPVNIIGDDTIVFYRGKNYVQPEVMSPVDTLSKKKALEKSKYEQSLETVRRFIAVSEKELELYYRHVALYGIPQSQKADLVCGDDREASLLKMGGLDQGKDQLPHVATDHFSDFHISDISESDEEDTSGSEYDVNDDDTEDTINISEDAISDHGGLANRE; encoded by the exons ATGGCAACCCGTATCCTGTCGCGTCAAAATCTGAGAAAGTTGGCTTCGTTCGCACTCCAGAACATATCCCAGAGGCAACTAATTTTACCTTGCCCTCCAGTCCTCAG ATCTACTGCTGTTTCCCCTAGCAAATGTTTCAGCCCCCTTTACGTGTTTGGAAATTCGTGGACTGTCAGATGGGCTACCTATGGATCAGTGAATCTAGTTTTGTCTGATGATGGCAAGCCTAAGTTTCAGATTGAGGAGGTGGAGCCTTCCAAAAAGAGAAGGTATTTGACAAAGAAGCGCTTGAAGCTTCAGAGAAAGCGGGtaaagaagaagaggaaagaggcAAATAAAAATGATCCACGACGCATTAGGCCCAAGGGAAAGAAGATAAAACAAAAATTCCCCACAGCTGAAGCTAGGCTCAAATATAAGATTGAGAAG GCCAAATTAAAGGAAGCTATGTTGGTCGAAAAGCTAAAGAAGTATGAGGTTGCCAAAGCCCAAGGCCCTATGGCTAAATCAGATGATCTTAGCGGTGAGGAAAGGTTTTACTTGAAGAAGGTTTCACAGAAAAAGTCAAATTATGTCCCTGTTGGAAGGCGAGGAGTTTTTGGAGGCGTAATTCTGAACATGCATTTGCATTGGAAGAAACATGAAACTGTGAAGGTCATATGTAAGCCCTGCAAACCAGGGCAAATCCAGGAATATGCAAATGAGATAGCTAGACTGAGTGGCGGTATCCCTGTTAACATCATTGGAGATGACACTATAGTCTTCTACCGAGGAAAGAACTATGTTCAGCCAGAAGTTATGTCACCTGTTGATACATTGTCAAAGAAAAAG GCACTTGAAAAATCAAAATATGAACAGTCGCTGGAGACAGTTCGGCGTTTCATTGCAGTATCTGAAAAGGAGCTTGAACTTTATTATCGGCATGTTGCACTTTATGGAATTCCACAATCCCAGAAAGCTGATCTTGTTTGTGGTGATGATAGAGAAGCTTCTTTGCTTAAAATGGGAGGATTGGATCAAGGCAAGGACCAATTGCCCCATGTGGCTACAGATCATTTTTCTGATTTTCACATCAGTGATATTTCTGAATCAGATGAAGAAGATACTTCTGGTAGCGAATACGATGTTAATGACGATGACACTGAGGATACGATCAATATTTCTGAAGACGCGATTTCTGATCATGGTGGGTTAGCCAACAGGGAGTGA